Proteins encoded in a region of the Deltaproteobacteria bacterium genome:
- a CDS encoding acriflavine resistance protein B, translated as LSFNLAPGVALGDAVTAIESAAREIGLPPSIRASFQGTAQAFQASLTNEPLLILAALVTVYIVLGILYESYIHPLTILSTLPSAGVGAILALLLCRTDLNVIALIGIILLIGIVKKNAIMMIDFALEAERQAGKPPEEAIYEACLLRFRPIMMTTMAALLGALPLALGTGVGAELRRPLGIAIVGGLLVSQLLTLYTTPVVYLAFDRLARRLRRRRMPEPVEERIAIAR; from the coding sequence CTCTCCTTCAACCTCGCCCCCGGCGTCGCCCTCGGCGACGCCGTCACCGCCATCGAGAGCGCGGCGCGCGAGATCGGGCTCCCCCCGAGCATCCGCGCGAGCTTCCAGGGCACCGCCCAGGCCTTCCAGGCCTCGCTCACCAACGAGCCGCTGCTGATCCTCGCCGCGCTCGTGACCGTCTACATCGTGCTCGGCATCCTCTACGAGAGCTACATCCACCCGCTCACCATCCTCTCCACCCTGCCCTCGGCCGGCGTCGGCGCGATCCTCGCGCTCCTCCTCTGCCGCACGGATCTCAACGTGATCGCGCTCATCGGGATCATCCTGCTGATCGGGATCGTCAAGAAAAACGCGATCATGATGATCGACTTCGCGCTCGAGGCGGAGCGCCAGGCGGGGAAGCCGCCGGAGGAGGCGATCTACGAGGCCTGCCTGCTGCGCTTCCGGCCGATCATGATGACGACGATGGCGGCGCTGCTGGGCGCCCTGCCGCTGGCGCTCGGCACGGGGGTGGGAGCCGAGCTGCGCCGCCCGCTCGGCATCGCCATCGTGGGGGGCCTGCTGGTGAGCCAGCTGCTCACGCTCTACACCACCCCGGTCGTGTACCTCGCCTTCGATCGGCTGGCCCGGCGCCTCCGGCGACGGCGCATGCCGGAGCCGGTCGAGGAACGGATCGCGATCGCCCGATGA
- a CDS encoding multidrug efflux RND transporter permease subunit produces the protein MNISGPFVRRPVATSLLTVALALAGIIAFRLLPVSPLPQVEFPTIQVSAALPGASPETMASAVAMPLERQFGRIAGVTDMTSTSALGSTSIVLQFDLSRNIDAAARDVQAAINAARGQLPTNLPNNPNYRKVNPADAPILILALTSDTLDTSRMYDAASSILQQKLAQVEGIGQVIVGGSSLPGVRVELDPTVLNKYGIGLGEVRSALAAANANRPKGELANGTTAWKISANDQLLRAAQYRPLIVAHRQGAAVHLSDVAEVQDSVEDLRTTGIANGKPGVLIIMFRQPGANIIATVDRVKALLPQLRASIPGAIDLSVMIDRSTTIRASIADVELTLLVAIALVVLVVFVFLRNVWATAIPGVVVPLSLIGTFGVMYLLGYSIDNLSMMALTISTGFVVDDAIVVIENITRHLERGLRPFEAALRGAREVGFTVLSMSSSLVAVFIPILLMGGIVGRLFREFAVVLSAAVCVSLVVSLTTTPMMCAKFLRSERGRPHGRIYRLSERAFDGLLHGYEASLSWVLRHARFTMLVAAITVAVNGYLYVVVPKGFFPEQDNGRLMGALQADQDTSFQAMQDKLARFVKIVMADPAVDTVAGFTGGNQGTGNTGRMFVALKPLAERRISADEVIARLRPELARVSGASLYLQAIQDIRVGGRLSNALFQYTLQGDDLRALNHWGPRLLAKLQTLPDLADVSTDQQNRGLEMTVTIDRDTAARLGITPQAIDDTLYDAFGQRQVSTMYTQLNQYHVVMEVGPRFWQTPETLKDIYVRSTKGQEVPLGAIARFAPTTAALAVNHQGQFPAVTLSFNLAPGVALGDAVTAVESAAREIGLPPSIRASFQGTAQAFQASLAGEPLLILAALVTVYIVLGILYESYIHPLTILSTLPSAGVGAILALLLCRADLSVIALIGIILLIGIVKKNAIMMIDFALEAERQAGKRPEEAIYEACLLRFRPIMMTTMAALLGALPLALGTGVGAELRRPLGIAIVGGLLVSQLLTLYTTPVVYLYLDRFSIWFARWRRRQLRGVRSPAPSRA, from the coding sequence ATGAACATCTCCGGTCCCTTCGTCCGGCGGCCGGTCGCCACCTCGCTGCTCACGGTGGCGCTGGCCCTGGCCGGCATCATCGCCTTCCGGCTGCTCCCGGTCTCGCCCTTGCCGCAGGTCGAGTTCCCCACCATCCAGGTGTCCGCCGCCCTGCCGGGCGCCAGCCCGGAGACGATGGCCTCGGCGGTGGCGATGCCGCTCGAGCGGCAGTTCGGCCGCATCGCCGGCGTCACCGACATGACGTCGACGAGCGCCCTCGGCTCGACGTCGATCGTCCTCCAGTTCGACCTGAGCCGGAACATCGACGCCGCCGCGCGCGACGTGCAGGCCGCGATCAATGCGGCGCGCGGCCAGCTGCCGACGAACCTGCCGAACAACCCCAACTACCGGAAGGTCAACCCGGCCGACGCCCCGATTCTCATCCTCGCGCTCACCTCCGACACCCTGGACACGAGCCGGATGTACGACGCGGCCTCCTCCATCCTGCAGCAGAAGCTCGCGCAGGTGGAAGGGATCGGCCAGGTGATCGTGGGAGGCAGCTCGCTGCCCGGGGTCCGCGTGGAGCTCGACCCGACGGTCTTGAACAAGTACGGCATCGGCCTCGGCGAGGTGCGCTCGGCGCTGGCGGCGGCCAACGCGAACCGGCCCAAGGGCGAGCTCGCGAACGGGACGACGGCGTGGAAGATCAGCGCCAACGACCAGCTGCTGCGGGCGGCGCAGTACCGGCCGCTGATCGTCGCCCATCGCCAGGGCGCCGCGGTGCACCTCTCCGATGTCGCCGAGGTGCAGGACTCGGTGGAGGACCTCCGCACCACGGGCATCGCGAACGGCAAGCCGGGCGTCCTCATCATCATGTTCCGGCAGCCCGGCGCGAACATCATCGCGACGGTCGACCGCGTGAAGGCGCTGCTCCCCCAGCTTCGGGCCTCGATCCCCGGAGCCATCGACCTGTCGGTGATGATCGACCGCAGCACGACCATTCGCGCGTCCATCGCCGACGTCGAGCTCACGCTCCTCGTCGCCATCGCGCTCGTCGTGCTGGTCGTGTTCGTGTTCCTGCGGAACGTGTGGGCCACCGCGATTCCCGGCGTGGTGGTGCCCCTCTCCCTGATCGGCACCTTCGGCGTCATGTACCTGCTCGGCTACAGCATCGACAACCTGTCGATGATGGCGCTCACCATCTCCACCGGGTTCGTGGTCGACGACGCGATCGTCGTGATCGAGAACATCACGCGGCATCTGGAGCGGGGACTGCGTCCGTTCGAGGCCGCGCTGCGCGGGGCACGGGAGGTCGGCTTCACCGTCCTCTCGATGAGCAGCTCGCTGGTGGCGGTCTTCATCCCGATCCTCCTGATGGGCGGGATCGTCGGCCGCCTGTTCCGGGAATTCGCCGTCGTGCTGTCGGCGGCGGTCTGCGTGTCGCTCGTCGTCTCGCTCACGACCACGCCGATGATGTGCGCGAAGTTTCTGCGCTCCGAGCGGGGGCGCCCGCACGGCCGTATCTACCGGCTCAGCGAGCGCGCCTTCGACGGGCTCCTCCACGGGTACGAGGCCAGCCTGTCCTGGGTCCTACGCCACGCCCGCTTCACCATGCTGGTCGCCGCGATCACGGTGGCCGTCAACGGCTACCTGTACGTCGTCGTCCCCAAGGGATTCTTCCCCGAGCAGGACAACGGCCGCCTGATGGGCGCGCTCCAGGCGGATCAGGACACCTCGTTCCAGGCGATGCAGGACAAGCTCGCACGGTTCGTGAAGATCGTGATGGCCGACCCGGCGGTGGACACGGTCGCCGGGTTCACCGGCGGGAACCAGGGAACGGGCAACACGGGGAGGATGTTCGTCGCGCTCAAGCCGCTCGCCGAGCGGAGGATCAGCGCCGACGAGGTGATCGCGCGGCTGCGCCCCGAGCTGGCGCGGGTGTCCGGCGCGAGTCTCTATCTCCAGGCGATCCAGGACATCCGGGTGGGGGGCAGGCTCAGCAATGCGCTCTTCCAGTACACGCTCCAGGGCGACGACCTCCGGGCGCTGAACCACTGGGGGCCGCGCTTGCTCGCGAAGCTGCAGACGCTCCCCGATCTCGCCGACGTGAGCACCGACCAGCAGAACCGGGGGCTGGAGATGACGGTCACGATCGACCGCGACACCGCGGCGCGACTCGGGATCACGCCGCAGGCGATCGACGACACGCTCTACGACGCCTTCGGCCAGCGCCAGGTCTCGACGATGTACACGCAGCTGAACCAGTACCACGTCGTGATGGAGGTGGGGCCGCGGTTCTGGCAGACCCCGGAGACCCTGAAGGACATCTACGTCCGGTCGACGAAGGGACAGGAGGTGCCGCTCGGCGCCATCGCTCGCTTCGCGCCGACGACGGCGGCCCTCGCCGTCAACCACCAGGGCCAGTTCCCCGCCGTCACCCTCTCCTTCAACCTCGCCCCCGGCGTCGCCCTCGGCGACGCCGTCACCGCCGTCGAGAGCGCGGCGCGCGAGATCGGGCTCCCCCCGAGCATCCGCGCGAGCTTCCAGGGCACCGCCCAGGCCTTCCAGGCCTCGCTTGCGGGCGAGCCACTCCTGATCCTCGCCGCGCTCGTGACCGTCTACATCGTGCTCGGCATCCTCTACGAGAGCTACATCCACCCGCTCACCATCCTCTCCACCCTGCCCTCGGCCGGCGTCGGCGCGATCCTCGCCCTGCTTCTGTGCCGCGCGGACCTGAGCGTGATCGCGCTCATCGGGATCATCCTGCTGATCGGGATCGTCAAGAAGAACGCGATCATGATGATCGACTTCGCGCTCGAGGCGGAGCGGCAGGCGGGGAAGCGGCCGGAGGAGGCGATCTACGAGGCCTGCCTGCTGCGCTTCCGGCCGATCATGATGACGACCATGGCGGC